A stretch of the Lolium perenne isolate Kyuss_39 chromosome 3, Kyuss_2.0, whole genome shotgun sequence genome encodes the following:
- the LOC127338332 gene encoding signaling peptide TAXIMIN 2, giving the protein MGADGDDDDGCQCRPLGLLIGLPFAALALVLSLVGAVVWILGSALSCLCPCCVCCAAAANLAVSLIQMPVKVIRWFIRQIPC; this is encoded by the exons ATGGGGgcggacggcgacgacgacgacggctgcCAGTGCCGGCCACTGGGGCTCCTGATCGGCCTGCCGTTCGCCGCCCTCGCGCTCGTGCTCTCGCTCGTCGGCGCCGTCGTCTGGATCCTAGG GTCGGCGCTGAGCTGCCTGTGCCCGTGCTGCGTGTGCTGCGCGGCGGCGGCGAACTTGGCGGTGAGCCTCATCCAGATGCCGGTCAAGGTCATCCGCTGGTTCATCAGGCAGATCCCCTGCTAG